CCCCAACCAGACTTCACTTCCTGCCATTCCCAACCCCCAGCTTAAGGTAGGAGAATGGCCATATGGCTTTGGTGTGGTGGTAGTTTccccattctctgcctcagtttccccatcttccACCCAGGATTGTTTTAAGATGAACCTATGGTTAGATTAGCATAAAGCATGGTCTGAACATCAGAGATGACATAGCTGTTTGTGTCGACTGCTCATGTTCCCAGCCCCCCAGGGGTTGGGCTTCTGTGACCTCCAGCCTCCAGTTTTGGTTCTCCACCAGTCCTGGCACTTGGGAGGGAGCTGACCTGCAGCTGCTAGCACAGACGACCCTGGGCATCTGACACTCTATAAATAACCAAGGCCCAGTGCAGCTGGAGGCAAGATTGGAAACCCAAGTTGCtggtgggggctggaggggcaggggggacagggacagagctggggaggcagagccGCAGCACCAGGAGCAGATAGGAAAGACTGCCCAAGCTTCCTGGTGACCTTGAACATAGCACTCAACTTAcatggtgcctcagtttctccctctctcttgcttcccatTTTTCTAATGGGGACAGCAGTGCCTGTCCTGTGGTTAGAGAGCCGCCCCCGTAACTGGGAAGACCTTGAGAGCCAGGAAATGGCACATATCAGTCCCATGATGAGGACCCCAGGACTTCCCAAACTTTCCAGAGTCTTTTGTCACCCCACCATCATGCGGAGTTTTTCTTTTACAGTCTCACCTCTCTCTAGGGTAGTCCTCCAATGTCCCCCACAGTGATTCTTCCCAACCCCCAGTGCTGTCCCCAGAATGCTTCCACACTGAGTCATCCGGCCCTGTGCCCATGATGGGCTCTTGTCACTCTAGGTGGCCAAGCTCCAGGTGCCTTCAGCACCTGGAAGACAAGCTACCATCTACTCTCTATATATGGTGCTGTTTCTCCTGCCCTACAGTCCGACCAAGGACCTGCTTCCTATGCTCTGTCCAAGtgctgcccccagcccctccccccacctcctttCCCTACACAGGTCCTCTCTCCTTTCCACTCTGAAATCTCAGGGTCTCTGTGTCCTTGTTTTTGACAGAGAAAGGGGATAACCTAATATTTATGGAATGTGGACCCTGTGCAGGCAATGTACTCAGTGCTTTCTGCATGTTATTTTACAATTTCCCAAACTTGGCTTATCATCAGAATCACTCgggggctttaaaaaaaaaaaagaagattcccaAGCCAACGCCCTACACATCCCAATTCAGTGGATCTAGCATGGAGTAAGAGAACCTGTTTAGTTTTATGAGTCTCACCGAAGGTCCTGTTGATTAACTGAGTATTAAAAGCAGTGGATTATCTCAGAACAGCCTTAAGAAGGAGGAACTGTTATTGTTAACTCCAACTTgtgaaggaggaaactgaggcttagagaggctaaATAAGTTGCCCACAGTTACACAAGTGTTGAGTGGCTGAGCCGTGGCTCAAAGACAATCTGACTCAGAGCCGATGCTCTTAACACCAGGCTGCCCTGCTCCTCTCATTTTCCTTTACTGGCGCTCGCCTTGCTCTGCCCTTTTTCTCAGTGTTTGACCAGTTTTTATGGATTTTTTCCAAAACCTCCATGGTTTTGCCTCCTACTGCAAGCCCAGGGGCTGAGTAGACATCCCTCACACTGCCCCTGCATTGCCCCCAGCTCTCTGCTGGCCTTGGCAGTGAGCCCCTTGCTACAGCCATGGGTATTCCTTATAGGCCTGCCTCTTGGGCTTCTTGCTGGGAGTCTGCCTTACAGCTGATGACAGATGACATCACTGaacttgatactttttttttttttttttttttgagatgggatcttgctatgtttcccaggcaggGCTCCTAGGGTCAAGCTGAACTCCCGCcttagccttcagagtagctgggatgacaggcatgcaccaccatgcccagtatcACTGAGCTTGATTCTGTGATGGGCTATTCTTAGCAGCAGTGACGTCTGGTTGGCCTGATTCTTCCCCCATCCCCTTACCTGGGCCAGGCTTTGCTGTATAGGAATCAGAGCTGCATCAGACCTGGCCCCAGCACTTGAAGTGCTCTCACAGGGAACAGGAGGCCTTGTGTGCAGGTGACCTTTGGGAGACTAACTGTGCACAGTGCAGGAGAGGCCCTGCAGCAGGGGAGCGGAGCTTGTCAAGCAAGGaatgcatgtatttttttgtttttttgagatggagtttcgttctttttacccaggctggagtgcagtggcacgacctcagctcactgcaacctccgcctcctgggttcaagtgattcttgtgcctcagcctcccaagtagctgggattacaggcatgcgccaccatgcctggctaattttttatttttaatagagacagagtttcaccatgttggccaggctgctctcaaactcctgacctcaggtgatccacccgcctcggcctcccagagtgtggggattacaggcgtgagccaccatgcccggcctgaatgCACATTTTTTACTGGAGCACAGTCTGGGCAGAAGATGATTGGTTGGGGAAAAATCGCATAGAATGTCTAGAAACCAGGAAGCCTCAGTTCTTTCTGAGAAGAATCTTGCCATCCTCTGGAGCCTCTCTGATCCTTATCCAAGGCTAACAAGGCCTTTTTGACCCCTGACCTCTGACCCACAGGCTGAGGCAGATGTGGCCTCCCTGAACCGCCGCATTCAGCTGGTTGAGGAGGAGCTGGACCGGGCCCAGGAGCGCCTGGCTACAGCCCtgcagaagctggaggaggccGAGAAGGCGGCTGATGAGAGCGAGAGGTGGTCAGGGGCCTTGGGGAGGATGGtccaggagggagaagggagccTATCTCTGCTGGTCCTGACCCTACGCTCACCCTCTCCCTGCCTTTCAGAGGAATGAAGGTCATCGAAAACCGGGCCATGAAGGATGAGGAGAAGATGGAACTGCAGGAGATGCAGCTGAAGGAGGCCAAGCACATCGCTGAGGATTCAGACCGCAAATATGAAGAGGTGACAGCCTTGCCCCTCTGCCTGCTCGCTGCCCAGCCTGCAACATGCCCAGTCCTTCTCCACTGATCTACCCTCTCTTTCTCACTTCCCCCAGGTGGCCAGGAAGCTGGTGATCCTGGAAGGAGAGCTGGAGCGCTCGGAGGAGAGGGCTGAGGTGGCCGAGAGGTAAAGATACCCGCGGGTGACAAGTGAGCCCATTGGCCCTGGGGCCTTCCACACAGTGGGAAGGTAGCATCCTAGGCTTGGGGCTGTAGGGACAGGCCCTGTTCTCTGACCCCTGCCCACTGCCCCCAGTCGAGCCAGACAGCTGGAGGAGGAACTTCGAACCATGGACCAGGCCCTCAAGTCCCTGATGGCCTCAGAGGAGGAGGTAGTGACCCCTCTGAACCTTTCTGGGCAATGGCGCCTTCTCTCAGCTCACCTTCCCTCCGTCTCAGCACCGCAGGCTGCTCTTTCTCAGCTGCTGGGGATCAGGAAGGGCCTGGGGCTTCTGAGCCCTGCCTGCTGTCACTCTCACAACTttgctcttctcttctctcctccaccCGTCCCCCGCTGTGCCATCTCCACTGTCTGGCTTCGCTGTGCCCTCACACCCTGCCCCCCCCGCCACACACCCCCTGCAGTAAATGTGGGGACCTAGAGGAGGAGCTGAAAATTGTTACCAACAACTTGAAATCCCTGGAGGCCCAGGCGGACAAGGTAGAGGGGAGCAGAGGGGCAGTGAGGATGGGGTCCCAcaggggagggaggtgaggggcccaaggcagggaggggctgggtgtTCAACGGAGGCAAGATGACCAGGAGCCTACGGGGTACAATGGAGAAATGAAGGATCTGTGGTAGCGCTGTACTGATGGCGTGTGTGTGTCCCCAAAAGTATTCCACCAAAGAAGATAAATATGAAGAGGAGATCAAACTGTTGGAGGAGAAGCTGAAGGAGGTGAGAGTCCTCTTCCAGTTCCCAGTCCCCCCTCAAGCCACCCTAATCCTTGCCAGAGATGGCCTGTGGCAGGACACTTGAGGGTTGGGATGGACAAGAAGCTTGACTTAGGCAGTGGTCTGTGGGAGGGCCTAATTCTTTGCCATTTCTCCCATCTTGCCTTTACCCCCAGGCTGAGACCCGAGCAGAGTTTGCCGAGAGGTCTGTGGCAAAGTTGGAGAAAACCATCGATGACCTAGAAGGTAAAAGAAGCCTTTATAAGTAGGTCCACACCTGCCGTGATTATCAGTCTGTCCTGTACCTTCTCATCCCATTTTATTTGCCACCAATAAACTAGGGTTGGGCCACCTAGGACCCTACCAACTCCCCAACTCTGTGGGCCATGTCTACAATTCAAGTAATTGTAGCTGCCCACGGCGTAACAActccagtgcttctcaaacttcagcgTGCATGAGAATCACTGGGAGAGTTTTAAAAACAGATTCCTTGACTCTGCCCCAAAGAGATTGCTGACTTTGGGCTGGAGGATTTACATTTCTAGCTAGTTCTCTGGTACTGCCAATGCTGCTGGTCCTCATGCCACACTCTGAGTGGCACCCATATAGACAATTCCGTCCCCGAGTGTAACGCAGTAGAGTTCTAGTGCAGAGACTGGCTTATTAACTAGAGAGCTGTTGGACTGAACATCTAGGTCTGCATGACAGCACTAATGGAAAACACTATTTTAAGCTAgatttgacaaaagcaaacatcCAGATATTTGTGAGTCTGTGGCTATTTCTATTGTTAATGATGATGTGGCTAAAGTTGCCTTTCCTTCTTATTCTGTGATAACCCTTTCACTTTCCCACTTCTCTCGCTTCCAGCCTTCTCAGGCAAGCTCCAATTTTACCTCCAGCTTTAGGAGGTTTGCCCTTTCTGGCTCCagcaccctccctctcccccctAAGCAAGCACTCCTGCTTGTCGAGAGCATTGTACACACAGCTCCCTTGAGAGGCAGGAGCTCCTGTGGGTAGAGCCAATCTGGGGTACAGAGAAGGACAGAAAAGAGATGGGGTAGAGATGGGGAGAAGGAGTTCCTGACAGCTGTCCAGCCTGTTCCCTggcctccctctctcactctgtctttgTGTACCTctgattctgtttttctttccattgctctctctccttcctttcctctttccctccactCCCTTTCCCACACTCCCACCTGGTCCCCTCCCTGGACCCCCCCAGATGAAGTCTATGCCCAGAAGATGAAGTACAAGGCCATTAGCGAGGAACTGGACAACGCACTCAATGACATCACCTCCCTCTGAGCCCCATGCCAGCGCGGCCACCTcagctctcttctctcctctcctttccattctcTCTATGGGGAGGGGAGCGGGCAGGAGGAGCAGAAATTGCCAACATTGCACAGCCAGGCTGGGAGCAGCCTAGTGAGAGCCCCCATCATGCCCACCACCCACTCTGGCACTGGCTTCATCCTTTACCTATCCCCTTCCACCCTCCTTTGCTGCTTAATAAACTCTGAACTTggtctccatgctgttttcctgcCCTCCAGAGAGCACCTCTATCGCCACCACGGAGCACTGGTTCACTCCTGACACCCTGGCTCTTACTgacacccccagcccctgcactGAGCCCACCCACAAAACACCATGGCCCACGCTGAAACCCCTCTGCACAGGCACTCCCTGGCTGTCGCTCTCTGACTCACCGCTGCATGTGGGCACGTGTGGCCCCATCAAACCATGACCGCCTCTGGTGCCAATCCCTGACCTCAGAGCACTTAGCTGGGGTTCCAGGATCAAACAGAGTGACTGGAAAGGAAGTAGGGTGGTGAGGTGCAGGACAGGGGCAAGAAGGTTGCAAAAGGTCTGGAATGGAGCTTGGAAAAATGTTGGATATCAGCAACATGGGGCTTTCACTGCAGCAGCAGGTCTGTTTTCTACCTCAAGTCTGTCTGTCTGGCCCTTCCTTTCCTGGCGCAGTCTTTGTCTTACCTTCTGTCTCCAACTTTCTTAAACCTTCTAAAGAAGAGGATAAAGTAGTTTATGACTCaggcctccccaccccacctctatGACCCCGAGGCCTTGAGTGAGGCATCCACGTCCGTCCTGTTCCCCTCATCCTAGTCAGTCCATCTGTTTGTCCCTGCCATGGGGCCCTGAGGTCCCTGAATGCATGTGTCTTCCTTGACCCACTCCATGTCTATATGTCACCTTCCCCTGGCCCTGCCTCCCCACGTCTCCCCCTTGTGTCTCCCTTCTCCCTCACCTGCTGCTTCCCCTCACAGAGACCTTGGCCAGTGCCAAGGAGGAGAACGTCGAGATTCACCAGACCTTGGACCAGACCCTGCTGGAACTCAACAACCTGTGAgggccagccccacccccagccaggcTATGGTTGCCACCCCAACCCAATAAAACTGATGTTATTAGCCTCTCAAGGCCCTTTAATCCTTTCTTTGGTGTTGGCAATGGAGTTTGAGGGACCCCTGAATGAGCAGGGCCTGGGTCCTTGCTCTGCATTGGGACTTCCTTTTCAGGGGAAACTGGGATGGAGGGCCTGGGCTCATTGAGGAGGGGCTGTGAACAGGCTCTGTGAAGCAGGGAGTCTGACAGGACTGGGGGACATCGTGGGCCTTGTGCCCTACAGGCAGAGGAGCTGCCATCCACAGCACCGCCCTGTTCCAGCAGCCAGCTGGGCCAGACAGCACATCCTGAAGCAAAAACTGCAAGAAGTGACACATTTTCCTTGAGCAGGGTGAAAACCCAAAAGCCTGAGTGTGATGTTAAGCCTAGGGCTGCTGTCTGCCCtcaacacatacacaaacacacacacacacacagccatccCAACAGTATCAGTCATTTCTGTCCTCTTCCTGATAGcatctgtggtaggcagaataattccCCTtctccaaagatgtccatgttctAATCCTGTGCATTGTTCTTACCTTACATGGGAAGAAACTTGGTGATTAAGATTTTGAGATGGGATGATTATCCTTGGTTATCTAGTTAGGCCCAGTGTAATCCCAAGGGTTCTTGAGGAGACAAGGAGGTCAAATGTGGAGGTAGGAGTTGTGACAATGGGAGCAAGAGATTGGGAGTGATGTGTGGAAGGAGGAACAAGCCCTACTGACATCTGACTGCTGACCTCCGAACTGTAATAGAATAAATGCATTACCACTAAATTCGTGCTAATAACAGTAATAGGAAATTCAAATACCATCCTTCTGATTTGGGGAACAAAGGTGACtaacacattttattataaatatttattttaaaaaatttcttggcAGTTAAAAGGAAGTGGCATAATGAGCAGGACAGGACAGTTACCGGCTCCCCCTCAGATGCCTCTGGCTGGCTTCTCACATTCTCCAAGATCCAGCCTCTAGGCTCCAGTCTCGGCTACCTCTGCTGGGCGGTAGCTCACACCCCCTTTGGTTCCCCTTCTGTGTGTACACAAcaggaaaggctaatcagaaaacTGGCCCAGGAGCAGCTCATTTGCATGCGCTTTGCATGAAGTGACTCCACAAGGGGTGGGGGAAGCTTGTGCCTGAAGAAAGGGTCAGTGTAATACCTGTGCTGCCTTCTCATCTGCACAAGGAACGCGACGCTGGTGACAGCAAAAAGGAGGCCAAAAACCAGGGCTAGGATGTCACCTGCGATGGAGAGCAGAGAGGGCTGCTTTGGGAAGGAAGAGGGGTCTGCAGAGTTCCTCAACACCTGCCTCAGTGCACTCCACCACCCCTGCCCCGAGTTCTCAGGCAGCCCCtagtgcctcagtctccagaagaGGCCAGCCAAGGGATGAGGGTGGATACACGAGAAGGGGTAAGATAAGCACCGTTTTTGCTTCCTAAAAGCCAAGTAAAAGGGctgtttggggccaggcacagtggctcatgcctacagtcccagtgctttgagaagcTAAGATgaaaggattgcctgagcctaggagttcaaggctgcagtgagctatgatcgtgccacaacaccccagcctgggcaacagagtgagaccctatctttaaaaaaaaagggggggggattGTTTTGCGAGAGGGATGCTGGGAGATTTCTCAAGCTTCATTCTAATCAATTAGCCTCTGGGGACAATGGGGGAATCCCCACCATGATCTGCCTCTCTAATATTGGGGTTGGGGTCTGTTCtgcagaaaaggagagggagCAGAGGCGGTCCTGAGCAGCCCTGGGGCTGAATGGTGCTGAGGAGTCTCCTGGCATCAGGACCAAGAGGACGGGCAGACTCACCAGCAGCCAGGCAGGAATTCAGCTGGActggagagaaaaaggagatgTGAGAGGCGGGCTGTGACCACCAATGACAGACACTGGCACACACATGGGAGGATAAGGGACTACTGGCTGGGGGGAAACCAGACAAAGCTGTACCTGGCTCAGCAGCCCGAGGACTGCTGTCCACTCCAGCAGGGAAGGAGGCCTCAATCACTCGCCCATTCAAAGGCTGCGTCGCTCGGAAGTTCAGCTGTAGCCGAGAGTCACCAGGTCCCCACAGGGTGTCAGAGAGGGTGTGGAGCTAGGGAGGTCAGTGGACAGTATGGGTGGGTTCATGGCATGACAGGAAACAAGGGTCCCAGGCCAGCTCACAACCAGCACCTCAGGGCTCCACCCTCCAGCTCCTGTATTCCCCATCCAGCCtcttgatttcttttataaataaattaatgtatcCTAAAGATGGTaggcagtggtgggatcatagctcactgcagcctcaaactcctggaatcaagcaatcttcccacctcagcctccttgagtagctgggactaggcgcacaccaccatgcccggctatttttggttttgttggggtttttttggtagagatggggtcacacTATGTCGCCCCgccttgtcttgaactcctgggctcaaaccattctcccacctcagcctcccaacgtggtgggattataggcgtaagccacagagcccagccttgatttctttcttctcctctttctcatcTCATCTTACATCCTCTTTCCCCCGCACCCACTGTGTCCACACACACCCCAGGCCCACCTGCTTAGCACTCAGCATCACTGTCTGGTTAAACACAGTCCAGATGACACCCTGGGCACAGGGCGGTGTAGTCAGAGACCCCTCATATTGGAAGTAGCGGCTGAAGTCAGAGGGCAGGAGTGCAGATATGTCCAGTCCTGGGACCTGAGTCTCTGAGCCTGTGAAGAGGATCTATGTTAGGGTCTCATCTACATTGCACCCCCTTAAAGCTTCAGGGTATAGGGATACAGTTTCACCTCCCAGAAGCCAAGGTAACTCAACTCTGAGACCACTTCTTCACTAAGTGCAGGCCCTTCCCATAAGACGTAACTCAAAAAAAAGTACAGGGCTTTGGAGCAACTGGAAGAGGCCTgaggaagcaagagagggagaaagaaaggaaggagagaagggaaggtgggagggaagggaggaaggaagagaaggaaagaagaaagaccgTCTGAGTCTACACTCTTAACTCTGTGTACCATCATAAAGTGCTGGGCCACAAGTTTAAGCCCAgagcaaattaaaaagaaaaaatgaatcccagcactttgggaggccgaggctggtggatcacaaggtcaggagtttgagagcagcctggccaatatggtgaaaccctgtctctactaaagatgtaaaaaaaaaaaaaaaaaaagaaaaaagaaaaaatgatctgAATAACttgtaaataaatatgaatattgaTAACTATACAAAACAGACACAAGAAATGCAAAGGCAGAGTTCTACCTAGTCTAGCAGAAACCTAAACGGTCTAGTAGAGTAAGTGAGATTTAAAATGACCCAAGAGTGACTAAGAAGAGAACGATTTCCAACAAAAGTATTtacaaagttaaaatatttgatgCTTATTAAAGATAAACAGTTCTCAGAAAAAGTTTAGCTCTCCAGACTTGACCTTGACAATTCCAAACACCAttttttggtcttgttttttttgtctcattttggtttttgcttggttttctttttttttttttttgagacagagtctcgctctgttgcccaggctggagtgcagtggcacgatctcggctcactgcaacttctgcctcccgggttcatgccattctcctgcctcagcctcccgagtagctgggattacaggcacccgccaccacgcctggctattttttcgtatttttagtagagatggggtttcaccatgttggccaggatggtcttgatctcttgacctcgtgatccacctgcctcggcctcccaaagtgctgggattacaggcgtgagccaccatgcccggtggtTTTTGCTTGGTTTTCAATCTGTAGGCAGCCGTTTGCGGGTAACTGTGTCTGTCAGCTTCATGGTTATTATCAAGATGAGCGCTGGCTCATGCTTCAATCCCTCCTGCACTGGAGGGAGCCCATCTCCAGCCTCAGACCTGAAGCTCCAAAGGGTGATTCTTTATGAACTAGGCCACAGAGATTAGTGGTCAGACCAACAAACTGACCTTCCTCAGCGATTTCTTCCAAGCGAGACAGCAACTGCTCATAGGCACTGTTTTCTTCCGGGCCCTCCTGGGGGATGACATTGTAAGACAGATGAGTGCATGTATCCAGGGCCATGGCTGAAGGCCGGAACATGAAGGGGGTTCCCATAGTCCTCTCCCATTCCTCAGCTCTGAGAATGCTGAGGGAACATAAAATTGTAATGgttgttgctttttgttgttgttgttgttgttgttttttagagacagtgtctccctcttaAAATCCTATGTATTATTTCAAACTCTATGTACTCTTGCTGTGCGAACCAACAAGCTTGGTGGACTGGTTTTCAATGACAAGctggagagagacggagagagccCACTTTACTAGGATACTAGGCTCTCAGTGACCCGTGCCCTTCTGACGTTTGCAGTCTCACTCACTGCTGCCTCCGTACATACTCCCCACAGGAAACCATATATACACCTTTGTGTTGGTGTCACCTCTGCATTCACCTTCATGATTCTGTGTTTGGCATGTCaggtattattcttttttcttattttgcttaTGAACCTAATGTTAAGAACATTATGAACCTAAGAGTATGAACATATTGACATGCTATGTTGGAGGCATTTCTCTGAACTTTGTGCTGTGTGGCTGGCATTAAAGAATCAGTGagtgtggctgggcacggtggctcacacttgtaatcagcactttggtaggctgagtcaggcggatcacttgaggccaggagtttgagaccagcctgaccaacatggtgaaaccctgtctactaaaaatacaaaaaaaaattagctgggcatggtggcacacacctgtaaccccagctactcaggaagctgaggcaggagaatcccttgaacccaggaggcggaagttgcagtgacccaagaccacaccactgcactccagcctgggcgacagagagactgtcaaaaaataaataaataaataaaagtgagtgAGTGAACCTAGCAGGCATCTCACCATCCCTTCCCTTTTCTGGCCTCCTCTAATCATGGTGTATGTAGCCATTCCCTAAATAGGCCATATTCTGAGTCTTTGCACATTCTGTTTCCTCTGCAATGAacacctccttttcttttctaccagtGAAGGCTTTAAGTGTCACCTCCTCTGTGACCACCATTTTTACTATGTCCTTCCTATGTGTCTGTCATGTCAGCCTCCCCCACTGGCTGTGGGCTCCTTAGAGGCAAGGACCTACAGCTTCAGAATCCTTGTTGGGGGCTGGTGCCTGGTTCACAGTGGGTGTTAAATGAACAAACAGTGCGTGAATGAGTTTGTCAGCCAGGGGCCTGAGTCAGCTTGCTGGGATGGGGTCTCTGGCTCCACGATAGAGTCCGGGAGGAGCATGGGATGGGAAAGCGGGGAGTAGGGGGTGTCCAGGATCTGGTACCTCCAGAAAGGCGGCCAACACGGCCAGGCCTCCCGGGCGCCCCAAGGCCTCGTCAACTCTGGCAAAGGCGGTGCTGAGGTGAACCACGTGGATCTGAAAAGGACACGAGGGTAGGAGAGGGCCACGTCTctggccccgccccgccccgctccTTTGCCCCTTCTCGGCCAGCTCCGCGCTCACCTCGGCAGGGAAACGGTGGCCTTCCACAGTGTGCTCCGAGCCCGGACGACCTGCAGCCCCCCAGTGCAGATGCAGCTGCAGAGCCCGGTACTCCCGCCCGGGACCCAGAGCCATCTCtagcccaggaggcagggtcAGTTGCACTGCGTAGGGAGAGGCAAGTGAGCCGGCCCCGCCCGGTAGGGCCAGCCCAACCCCCGGGCAGGCACTGCCGCGACGGTTCCCTTCCCTGCGCCCCGCCCCATCCCCAAGTCTCGGCGGGGAGACCCCCTCACCACTGTGGCCATTGTTGCGCAGGCGCAGTTCTGGGAGCGGCGGGAGctggaagcccaggagttccaggggGCGCAGGGCCGGGCAGAAGGCGGCGAGCTGGGGGCGGATATCTACCGGGGACTGGAAGCGGCCCGCGCAGGCTGGGGACACCTGGGGCCAGGGCGGGTCGCCTGGGGTGGGAGAGTATAGTGAGGAAGTCTGACGCCTAGGTCAGGAACTTAGGGAACCCGGGTAGAAAAGGTGAGGGGGTGGGACGGTGGGCGGCGGGTGGGACGCCTGGGACCAGTGTTCAGGGACGGCTGTAGGGGAGATCCACAGAGCTGGGTTCCCAGATTGGGTCTGTGCAGCGGGTGGGTGTCTCACCTCCATAGCGCCAATGACTCTGGTCATCCCCTGTATAAATGAAAAGGATGAACCGCTCAAGCTTAGAGCCCCAATCCCTTCCTGGCGGCCAAAACGATGCCACAAACGCAGATGCCTTACAGGAGCATTACGGGTAACAAATGCCTTAAGCGGGCCGGGTGCAAAGCACGGGAGACCGCACCCAAACTCAACACCGCAGCTGGGTGGGCCAAACAGCAATCCTACCAGCTTGCAATCATTGTCTTAGGGTCTGTAAAAGTGAGTGGCTGCttcaggccaggcgctgtggctcacgcctataatcccagcactttgggaggccagggtggttggatacctgagatcaggagttcgagaccagcctgaccaacatggcgaaaccccgtctctactaaaaatacaaaaattagccgggcgtggtggcgcatgcctgtaatcgcagctacttggctagaggctgaggcaggagaatcacttgaacccgggaggtggaggttgcagtgagccgagatcgcgccattgcactccagcctgggcaacaaaagtgaaaatttgtctcaaaaaaaaaaaaaaaaaaagtgagtgggCACTTCAGTCCTGAGTCCCAAATGAGTGAGTACAccatctttcctttctcccttctttcttctccccacTCATCCCTCTGCCTTGTATGGTCTCCAACCCCTTTCCCCAAATTCCTGGCTTGGGAGTCAAGAAGCCATGTTTCTCTACCTGCTGTGTCCCTTCTT
This portion of the Pan troglodytes isolate AG18354 chromosome 11, NHGRI_mPanTro3-v2.0_pri, whole genome shotgun sequence genome encodes:
- the TPM2 gene encoding tropomyosin beta chain isoform X1, giving the protein MDAIKKKMQMLKLDKENAIDRAEQAEADKKQAEDRCKQLEEEQQALQKKLKGTEDEVEKYSESVKEAQEKLEQAEKKATDAEADVASLNRRIQLVEEELDRAQERLATALQKLEEAEKAADESERGMKVIENRAMKDEEKMELQEMQLKEAKHIAEDSDRKYEEVARKLVILEGELERSEERAEVAESKCGDLEEELKIVTNNLKSLEAQADKYSTKEDKYEEEIKLLEEKLKEAETRAEFAERSVAKLEKTIDDLEDEVYAQKMKYKAISEELDNALNDITSL
- the TPM2 gene encoding tropomyosin beta chain isoform X2, whose amino-acid sequence is MDAIKKKMQMLKLDKENAIDRAEQAEADKKQAEDRCKQLEEEQQALQKKLKGTEDEVEKYSESVKEAQEKLEQAEKKATDAEADVASLNRRIQLVEEELDRAQERLATALQKLEEAEKAADESERGMKVIENRAMKDEEKMELQEMQLKEAKHIAEDSDRKYEEVARKLVILEGELERSEERAEVAESKCGDLEEELKIVTNNLKSLEAQADKYSTKEDKYEEEIKLLEEKLKEAETRAEFAERSVAKLEKTIDDLEETLASAKEENVEIHQTLDQTLLELNNL
- the TPM2 gene encoding tropomyosin beta chain isoform X3, whose amino-acid sequence is MDAIKKKMQMLKLDKENAIDRAEQAEADKKQAEDRCKQLEEEQQALQKKLKGTEDEVEKYSESVKEAQEKLEQAEKKATDAEADVASLNRRIQLVEEELDRAQERLATALQKLEEAEKAADESERGMKVIENRAMKDEEKMELQEMQLKEAKHIAEDSDRKYEEVARKLVILEGELERSEERAEVAESRARQLEEELRTMDQALKSLMASEEEYSTKEDKYEEEIKLLEEKLKEAETRAEFAERSVAKLEKTIDDLEDEVYAQKMKYKAISEELDNALNDITSL
- the TPM2 gene encoding tropomyosin beta chain isoform X4 — protein: MDAIKKKMQMLKLDKENAIDRAEQAEADKKQAEDRCKQLEEEQQALQKKLKGTEDEVEKYSESVKEAQEKLEQAEKKATDAEADVASLNRRIQLVEEELDRAQERLATALQKLEEAEKAADESERGMKVIENRAMKDEEKMELQEMQLKEAKHIAEDSDRKYEEVARKLVILEGELERSEERAEVAESRARQLEEELRTMDQALKSLMASEEEYSTKEDKYEEEIKLLEEKLKEAETRAEFAERSVAKLEKTIDDLEETLASAKEENVEIHQTLDQTLLELNNL